The following nucleotide sequence is from Myxococcus stipitatus.
GGCGCCAGCGGCTGCGGGTCGTCAAGGCGCTGGCGCTGTTGGAGGAGGGGCGCTCGGTGGAGTCCATCGCGCTCGACCTGGGCTACAGCAGCGCCTCCTCCTTCATCGCGATGTTCCGGAGGATGACGGGCACCACCCCGGACAAGGTGCGCAGCCAGGGGCTCGTGGCGCCCTGACGGCCCGCCGTCCCCCTGGCCGCGCTCCACCTCACTGGATGGAGGGGCGCGCCTCCTCGCCCGCGTGCGCTCGCGCGTATTCCTCGGCGCCGGTGAAGTCCACCGCGAGGCAGGGCTCGTCGCCCACCACCCAGCCGTCATGCCCGGGAGGGATGAAGGCCACGTCTCCGGGGCCTAGCTCGAACTCCTCGCCGTCGCGCATCCGGACATGCATCCGTCCGGAGAGGATGGAGATGGTATGGACGACCTCGCAGTCCGCCGTCCCCGCGATGGGCTTGACGTCCCGAGACCACCGCCAGCCGGGCTCGAAGCGGGCGCGGCCGATGGTGATTTCACCGAGCTTCAGGACGGAGGCTTCGCCGTGCGCGACGAAAGGGCGGCGCTCGTCCGCCTCGGTGGCTCTCTTGATGATGGCACGTGCCATGGGTCCCCCTTGGATGAGGAGGCCGCGGGTTGACGGCCTCCGGTTCAGGAGAATGTGGGGCGCTCGGGGAGGGGAGATCGCCAGGGAGCCCCAGGAGGCTCGTCGGGCCGGATGGCCTGGAGGGAGAGGAGCGGGCGCCGCCCGTCGTGCCCGGGCGGCGGGCCTCATACCTGACATGCCCCTGTCGCGCCGGAGGTCGAGATTGTCCTCGACCCGGCGGGCTCCTCCGCTGGGTCTCACTCGAGGAGGACCGACATGGGAAGCGCCGCGGAGGTCGTCAAGGCGTACTTCGATGCATGGAACACCCAGGACGAGGCGAAGGTGCGCGGGACGCTCGCGCCGGACGTGAGCTTCGTGGGCGCGCTGGGCGCCGCGGACGGTGTCGAGGCCTGCGTGAAGGGGCTCGTCAACGGGATGTGGAAGCTCTCTCCCCGGGTGACGGTGGTTCACCGCTTCGTGGATGGCGACGACGTGCTGACCTGGTTCGAAATCCATCCGGCCGGCGGTGCCGCGGTGCCGGTGGCGAACTGGAGCCATGTCGAGCACGGGCGCATCACCCGCATCCGCGTCACCTTCGATCCACGCTCCATCCTGCAGCAGCGGTGAGGGCCCATGTGTCCCCCGCCGCAATGACTCACTCCCGATTCCCATTCGCCTGACAGTCATTGCTTCCTGACCGGCATCTCCCTTCAGGCAGGGCACCGGACGCCGTTCACTGGGTGTGAATGTCCTTTCGTGGTTACCGGTGAACGGCGGCTACGTCCGAGTATCTCGATTTCCGAGCGCGACATTTCCAGCAGGGCTCCGTTAATTCCGTGCGGAGGTCGCCGCGAGCGTCTGGCCTCGAGACCCGCTCGCTGACGGCCGAAGTGTCGTTCCACCTCGTAACCCGTGACGCGAGGCTCCTGGAGGGGCCGCGTCCTCGGGCACAACATCTCAGAGCGAGTCTGAGAGGAATCGGAGACGTGGCATGTCGCTATTCAATGGCAGGGCGGTGAAGGCATTGGGTTGGGGCGCGGTGGTGATGGCGGGGCTGGTGGGCTGTGGTCCGGAGGCCCAGAAGGCCGAGCCTCCACCCCCGCAGCAGGAGGAGATCAAGTCCGTGGAGGCGCAGTCGCGGCTGCTCCAGCCTCCCGCTGGCTGTACCGAAATCACGATGGGGGAGCTGGCCAGCGGCGTGGGGCTGACGCCGACCATCTACGCGCAGCAGCCGACCTATCGGGGCAACTTCGGCAGCTTCGGTGACCCCGCGTTCGTGGACCTGGCGCGCATCCGCCTGGACGTGAACACGGCGCCGGGGCTGTATGACCTCTCCGTGGGCGGTGGGAATACCTTCACCTGCGACCGGTGTGTCTATGGCTACCAGGACGTGGGGAGCCCCGGGGAGAAGTTCCTCGTCGCGGACTCCGGCACCATGCTGCTGGCGCTGAAGGTGTCTCCGACCCAGACCATCGGCGCGCTGGCGAACGTGACGCTGCGCGAGTCCGTGGACGCTCCTCCGCTCAACGCGCCCTATTGGGGCAGCGCCGTGGTGCCGGGTGGCGAGTGCCGGTGGATCCGCTTCGCGACGTGGAACACGGTCCGCGACGGTGGCTGCGATCCGCGCCAGGGCTCGCTGACGGCGAACCTGCCGGACACCACCTGCGTCCCGGATGACTACGCCGCCGCGGACGGTACGCTGGAGCGCTCGCTGGGGACCAAGGTCCAGGGCGAGGCCTGCACCAAGACGGCGGCCGCGAGCGAGTACGAGCTGGCCTCGACGGACTGTGAGCAGGGCTACGCCTGCACCGACCTGCTGTCGGACAACGCCCAGTGCCTCAAGACGTGTGACTTCATGGCGGCCAACCCCGGCTGCCCCTCCGGCACCGTCTGCGGCGTGTACGGTCTGTGCATCGAGCAGTCGGTCCTCGAGCCGCTCGGCTTCGCCTTCGACCCGGCTCCCATCGGCGCGAACTGCAGCGTGGGCTTCGCCGAGTTCTGCGGCTCCGAGGGTGCTCGCGGCGTGTGCGTGGACCTGAACGGTGACGGCCTCGGCGAGTGCCAGCCCTACCGCCGCGCTCGCTCCGAGTGCGCCGCGGGCGAGGAGCTCGGCTACATGAGCTACCCGCTCGCCGGTGGCGGCTTCGACCGTGGCTACGGCTTCTGCTACCACGACGGTCTCTGAGGTTCCTTCCCCCTGACCGGGCCCCTTCGTGCGCCCGAGCAGGGGCGCCGCGCCCGCGCCTTCTCCTCGAGGCGCGGGCGCGGTCGTTCGGGCATGGTCCCGCCTCAGGGCTGCTCGGGCCGCGCCAGCACGGGCTGCCCGTCCACCGCGGGCTTCGCGCCGAGCGCCAGGTAGATTTCGAACCACGCGCGATAGGCGCGCCACGCGGAGTCCCTCTGCTCGAGCAGGGCGCCGTGGGCCTTCCCCAGGCGTTGGGGCACGTCGAACGGCAGCGAGGTGTTCCCGTTCGCATGCAGCTGCGCCGCGAACCAGAGCACGTCGAGCTGCCCCGGGTCGACCGGCGCATGGGTGCGTTCGACCAGCGTGTCCGCGTGTCCCAGGGCCTGCCCCAGCCAGCGGGCCGCGAGCGCCGGGTCCGCGCGGTCCACGGCGTTCTCCGCCAGCCGCAGCTCCGCCAGCGTCACCGCGCGGATGTCCTCGTCGCGGTCCGTGTCGTCGAACTGCTCCAGGAACAGGGCGCGCCGCGTCTCCAGCGCCCGCGCGGCGGCTTCCAGGTGACCCAGCTGCGTCTCCACGTTGGCGCGCAGCCCCGCGGCGATGATGCGGTAGGCCCGCTGGACGTGCTCGGGCGTCGAATGGGACCAGCGCAAGGTCTCCCGCACCGCGGGCATCGCCAGCTCCCGGTCGACCTGGTCCAGGTCCGCCAGCGCGCGCGCGGGTTGTCCCGCGCCGGAGGCCGCGGCGCTCCGGGCCAGTCGCACCACCAGCCGGTTGCGGGCGCCCGCCGCGTCGGCGGCGCCCGACTCCAGCAGCGGCAGCTCGCGGTCATAGAGCGCCAGCGCCCGCTCGAAGCGGCCCGCGGCCAGGTTGTAGAGCGCGGCGCGGTCCACGGCGAGCGGCAGGAAGCGGGCCGTCAGCTTCGGCGCCGCGTCCACCATGGCCAGGGCCTTGTCCGCGGCCTCCGCGGCCTCCGCCTCGCGGTTGACGTGGAGCAGCGCCCGGGCGCGAGCCAGGGACACCGACAGCCCCGCGCCGTTGTCCACGTAGGGCAGCTTGTCGCGCTGCTCGAGGTAGCCCAGGGCGATGTGGTAGTTGCCCACCTGCGTGTGCAGAGTGCCCAGCGCGCCCAGCAGCATCGCCTTGTAGCGCAGGTTGTTGCGCACCAGGTCCAGGGCCACCATGTAATGGCGGTTGGCGCGCTCGGCGGCGGCCGCGTTGCGGCTGCGCAGGAAGTCCTCGTGGTGGATGGCGCCGTAGAGCGCGTGCACCGCGCGGTCGTTCTTCAGCTCCTGCCACGAGGCGCGCAGCTCCTGCACCGCCGCCTGCACCATCTTCGCGTGGGCCTCGTCGTCCTCCAGCTTGGAGAGCTGGCGCGCCATGAGGTACGCCTTCACGAAGTGCCCCAGCGGCTTCACCATCTTCGGCGCCGTGGTGGTCACCTCCTTCTCCACCACGTCCGGCGTGACACCCGCGCGCAGCCGCAGGCTCATGGACTCGACGGCGCTCTCCAGGGAGCCGGTGCGCTTCGTCACCAGGTCGAAGTCCGCCCGCGCGTCATCCAGGCGCTGTCGCCCCAGCCGACGGTAGGCGCGGCCCAGCATCGCGCGGCGGTACAGCCGCTCGGCCCGGCGACGCTCCTCGGTGCCCGCGGGCACGTCGTCGACGTACGCCGTCGCCAGGGCCTCCAGCACGCCGTCGGCGCCCAGGCACGCCGCCCGCTCGACGCCATCCTGCACCACGGCGCGCTGGCGGAGGGGGTCCTCCTGCTGATGGTAGAAGGCCAGCAGCGCGTCGCGGACGGGACGGGGAGGCCGCTCCTCGTGGATGGCGTTGACGCGCCGGCCCAGCTCCAGCGCGAAGGCGTGGGCGGAGCCGGGCTCGGCCTTCGCGAGCGCCTGGGCCATGGCCGCGTCGGCTTCGTCGTAGGGCAGCCCCCGGTACAGCGCGCGCACCGCGGCGCGCGCGAAGTCGAGCTGGTCGTCCGCCTTGAAGGCCGTGTTGGTGGAGAGCCGGAGGCTGGCCTGGATGAGGGCCTCGCGGTCGTCGAGCGCGCGGTAGAGCGCGTCCGCTCGCTCGTACCAGGCGTCCAGCACCGCCCGCGTCGACGTATTCGTGGGCTGGGCCGCCTCCAGCTCCTGTCGCGCCAGCGTGAAGTCACCCATGGCCTGGGCCAGCTCGCTGCGCACCACGTGCTGGAAGACGGTGGAGGGCGCGCTGGGGGCCGCGGCCGGGTCCAGCTGGGCCATGCGCCGGCGGATGAGCGCGCGCAGCTCCTCCACCAGCCGTCCCCGCTCGTGCTCCTTCATGTCCCGCCGGTGCTCGATGAGCAGGCGCAGGGGCTCCGCCAGCCCCGCGGTGGCCGGGTCGTCCACCGCGCGCATGTGGCGCGCGTAGAACTCGGCCGCCTCGAAGTCCTCGGCGGCCAGATGGTACTGGCTCAGGCGCATCATCAACAGGCGGCGCGGCTTGGGGCGCTCCTCGAGCAGCAGGCGCTGGCGGTAGAGCAGGAGCTGGTCCGTGCGCCGGCCCACCATGGCCAGCTCCTCGTTGAGGCGCTTCACGTCCCAGTTGCTGGGGACCTGGCCATCCAGCGGCAGCTGGTACACGTCCAGCGACTGGTCGCGCGAACACGTCGCGACGAGCGTCGCGGACGCGGGCGTGGGGTACTGGCAGTTCCAGGACGCGCTGGTGAGCTGGTCCGGGCTGGAGGCGGAGGTCTGGGCGGGCGCGTCGTCCCGCTCGGAGGCGAAGGGCGCGCGGAAGAGCACGCCCCGGTCGCTCGCGTCGATGACCCCGTCCGTGTTCGAGTCGGTGAAGAACTGCACCAGGTACAGGAAGCGCCCGTCGCGGGAGAACGCCGGCTGGCCGGTCTGCCCCGGCAGCTCCAGTGTCAGGGGGACCGGCTTCGCGCCGGGCGGGCCCAGGCGCAGGGCCTCCAGGTGGGACGCTGCGCGCGCGGCGAAGCCCGGGCCCACCTGTCGCACGGAGCGCTCGACCGGGACGTACACCAGCCAGCGCCCGTCCGGGGAGAAGGTGGGGCTGGTGAGGTTGCGGTCGAGCAGCGGGCTGACGCTCATGCGGCCCGCCAGCGTCACGCGCGACAGCCGGAGGTCGCCCTGGATGGAGGCGCGGCTCACCAGCGCGATGTGTCCCGCGTCGATCCACTCGGCCTGCAGCGCGCTGGTCTCCTCGTCGAGGCACCGGCGGTTGTCTCCGCTCGGCAGGTCGCGCACGCACAGCTGCCCGCTGGCCTGGTTCCGGAACGAGACGTAGAGCAGGCGCTTGCCGTCGGGGCTGATGCGCGGCCAGGTGACGTCCGCGCCTTCGTCGAAGAGCCGGCGCTCGCGGCCCCGCTCCACGTCCTGCGTATAGATTTCCGTCGCGATGTTGCGGTTGGACACGAACAGCAGCGTGTTCCCGTCCGGCGCGAGCTGTCCCAGGAACTGGTCTCCCACGCCCACGGTGAGCCGGGTGAGCGTGCGCAGCCCCCCATCGTTCACGTCGTCCTGCGCGTGCGCCGCGCCCGCGAGGAGCGCGGCGGACAGGAGCAGACTCCGGGCCCGGGGCGTCAGCACTTCTTCTCTCCCCAGGTCCCGTCGGCGGCCTCCACCCAGCCGCCGCAGATGACGCCCGCCGCGTGGGCCTGGTGCCAGTTGCGACGCACCGTCTCCTCGGACACGTCCGGGCGGACGGTCCGCATCCACTGCCACAGCTGCAGCCGCGAGCGGTTCACCCGCTCCACCAGCGCGACGTCGTCCGGGGACAGCCGGCCCGCGCGGCAGTTGCGCCGCGTCACCGCCAGCAGGCCGTCCTTCCCCTCGCCCACGCAGTGCCGCCACAGCAGGTCATCGAGCCGGTCCGCCTGCGTCTTGCCCAGGTTCTCCACCAGCGGCGTGGGCTGGATGCCCAGCTCCTCCAACTGGTTGGGCGTGAAGGGGACCGGCGTGGGGCTCATGCCCGCGCGGGCCAGCCGCTGCTCCATGTCCTTGAACGAGCCGGCGGCCTGCTCCTCGAGCGCCGTCGCGCGGTCGACCATGACGATCTCCGGCGCGCGGATGCAGCCAGGCGCGGCGAGGACGGTGAGCAGGAGCAATCCGAGAAGTCTCATGGCATGGCCCCCGGAGGTGTCATGGAGCTGATGGCGCGGTCGACGATGGGGCCCATGGGGATGCCCCGGATTTCGTCGATGCTGATGAGCTTCGCCAGCCCGCCCATGGTGATGCGCAGGCTGCCGAAGCCATGGTTGAAGCTCACCCTCACGTGCTCCGGATAGCCCAGGCGCAACGCGTAGCGGACGCGGTTGGTCGCCGGGTCGGCGTGGAGCGGATCCTCGAGGTCGAGCAGGTCGAGCAGGTGGCGGTTGCCGATGCGCAGGATTTCCGCGCGCCCGTTGACGCTGCGGTCCTTGGCGGAGACGACCACGGCGATGTTGCCGTCGAAGGGCTCGCCCCGGGACGACTGCACGCCCGTGGCCCGCACGTGGGCCTCCAGCGTGGAGTCCCGGCCCTGCCAGTCCAGCATGCACTGGCCGGTGATGCGCCCGCCGCGCACGCCCATCTCCAGCTGGCTCATGGAGAACACGTTCTGGCTGATGGAGAGGTTGCCGGCGAGCGGGGAGATGGTGACGAACGGCGTGGTGATGCGGCCCACGGACATGTAGCCGCTGCGCGACATCAGCGGGTGCTGGTCCGCGAAGCGCAGCATCGAGTACGGGTTGACGTCGTTGTCGCGCAGCAGCCGCACGCCCTCCTCGGTGAGGGCCACGTTCTCGTTGAGCGGCACGTTGCCGTCGAGCGTCTCGAGCGTCACCCCGCTCTGGGGCAGCTTCACGTTGACGTTCTGGAAGAGGAGGTTGGAGAGGGTCCGGAAGACGACCAGGTCCGGAGACGACACGCTGAAGTCGACGGCGACGTTGCCGTCGGCCTCGACGACGCCGGGCTGGGCGAGCTTCGCCAGGTCCTGGGTCAGCTCCCCACGCATCGCCAGGCGGCGCCCGTGGTTGCTCAGGTCGAGCTGCCCCTTCACCTTCAGCCCGGAGCCGGTGCCCACGTGCGACACCTGCAGGTCGGGGACGTGGATGAGGCCCTCGGGCGTGCGGCGCGCCGTGAACGTCCACTCCACGCCCTGGATGGGGTAGGGCAGCGCGGGCTTCTGTTCGAACGAGCCCAGCGTCAGGTGCTGCTTCACCGTGGCCTCGTCCTCCTCCAGCTTGTCGGTGAAGTCGAAGGTGGTCTCACTGGCGAGCCCCGCGAGCGACAGACGGCGGTCGTTCATCGCGACGGTCAGCTTCTCCACCGTCAGGTCGCTGCGGACGAACCTCCGCGGGCCGTCGACCTGGGACGCGACCTGCCAGCGCATCGCGGGCAGGTTGATGAAGAGGTCGTCCGCCCTCCAGCGGATGCCGCGCGCGTCCACCAGCGCCGTCCCGTCGAAGCTGGCCGTCCGCGCCGGGTCGGGCGCCATCCTCGGCAGGCCCTCGGAGGTGAAGTCCGTCACCACGCCGCCCAGCACGCCCTTCACGTCGAACTTCATCGCCAGCTTGGAGGGCTCCAGCTCCCGGGGCACGCGGGCCTTGGCGAGGATGGGCGACAGCGGCCCCAATTCGGGCAGGTCCGCCACCAACGCCGTGCGCAGCGCTCGCGCCTTCCGGTCGAAGGCGAGCGAGGCGTCGACGGAGACCTTCAGCCCTTCATGGCTGGTGATGCCCAGCTTCGCGGAGGGCTTGCGGCGGTCCACGTCGAACGTCACCGTCTGGCGGTGGGTGCCCGTGTCCGCCTCGCCCACGCGCAGCGCCTCGACCCGCAGGTCCACGTCGCCCTGGTGCCGCCACGCGTCCCCCCGGGAGCTCAGCACGAGCGCCGCGCTCCGAGCGCCCACGTCCTCCCAACCCGGGTTCTGCAGGCGCACCTCCGTGCGGTGCTCCACCCGGGGCGCGGGCGCGAAGAGGGCGGCGAGCTTCCCCGTGGACGCCACGCTCACGCCCAGCTTCTGCCAGGGGAGCTTCGCGGCGACGTCGTCGGGCAGGAAGGGGCGCGCGGGCGCGAGGTCCGGCGTCTGGAGGTCCAGGGTGTACGCCACCGAGTCGGCTTGCTTGGTGGCGTCCAACGACGCGTGCATCGCCCCCGCGTCGAGCACCACGCGGGCGCGGCCCCGGCTCAGCCGAGGCGCCTCCGGTTCGGGGTGGACCTCCGAGGCGTGGAGCTGGAGCCGCACCGGCCCCTCGAGCACCGTGAGCCCCGCGTCCGTCACCACGCGCAGCGCGCCCACGGGCAGGTCCGCCTTCCAGGTGAAGGGCGGCCTGCCGGCGAGCGGCGCGTCCAGCACCAGCCCCAGGCGCTCCGCGGCCACTCGCAGCCCGGCGGCGCGCGCGTCCAGCGACTCCACCCGCGCGGACAGCGAGGCCTCTCCCGCGACCTGGAGCGGGGAGTCGGGGTCCGGTCTGAGCTGGCGTCCCTTCAGCTCGCCGGAGGCCCCGGGCACGCGCACCGCCGTGGGGCCCGCGACGTCGAGCCCCTGGAGCGAGAACGCGAGCTTCGCGTCGAGCCCCGTCCGCGCGTCCGGCGTGGCCGTCAGCGAGACGCGCCCCTCGCCGAGCGAGACCTGGAGGTCCTCGCGCGAGAGCTGGAGCGCGGCGGCCTCGGCGTCCAGGCCGAGGTGGCCCTTCGCGCCCAGGCGGGGCATCGCGCCCAGCTCCACGTCCCTGGCTTCCAGGTGGACCTTGCCGCGCGCGAGGGCGAACGGGCGCCAGTCCGCGGGGAGCACGCGCAGCGTCCGCTCCAGGTCGACGTCCGCGAGCGCCCGGACGAGGACGGGGAGCGCGTCGGACGCGTCGGGGAGGAGGACCTGGGCCTCGATCTCGGCGCTGTCGGCGACCTGGATGCGCTCCAGGTCGACGAGCGTCTGCCCCTTGTCGCCGTCGAACGCGGCCCGCACCCCGCCGTGCAGCAGCGGGCGCACCCCGAAGCGCGTGTCGAAGGACTGGTGCGCCACGTCGAGGTCCACGCGCACGCGCGCGGCGGCGCCACCGACCTCCGCGGACAAGGCCAGGTCCAGCCGCGCCTCGGCCGGCGAGGCGCTCTGCTCGCGACGGACCTCCAGCGGGAGCGGCGCGCCGGGCTCGCCCAGCCGCGCGGACAGCGTCCAGCTCGCGTCCCCGGGCTTCAGCTCGAGCGCGGCCGCGAGTCCACGCAGCGCCCACCTGTCGATGATGGCGCCCTGCCGGACGCGCACGTACGTCAGCGAGACGCCGGAGAGGAACACCTGTCCCACCGGAGGTGAACCGGCGAGCAGCGTGGCGAGCTGCCGCGAGGTCCCCACCGGCGCGTCGTCGGACGGCGGCGCGGGCGGGGCCGGGGAGGGTGGACCCGACAGCGCGTCGATGGACGTGGGGCCCGCGTCGTCGGCCACCACGGTGACGCTCACGTCGTGCGCCTCCACCCTCGCGACGCGCACGGGGCCCCATGGCAGGGCGCCGAGCGACCACTTCGCCTCCAGCACGCCCACGCGCAGCAGCTCGGGCGCGACCGCGTCGAAGGGGGCGGGGTTGCGCACCACCAGCCCCTCCAGGCGCACGCCGGAGAGGACGGCGACGCGCGCGACCTGGTAGTCCAGTCGCAACCCGGTGGCGGCTTCCACGCGGGGAAGGATGCGCTCCTTCAGCCAGGGCGAGTCGAGGTGGTGGAGGATGACCAGCGTGGCGACGAGGGCCAGCGCGGGGACCCCCACGAGTACGAAGGACGCGCCCGCGATGATTCGAGCCAACCGCCGGCGTGGCCGTCCATCTCCAGGGGATTGCATGGTGTTCGGTCGGTCGAGATCGGCCCTCGCCGTCCTACCATGCGCCGGAAGCGGGATTCAATCGAACCTCCCGCTCGGGATCGGGTCCCGGATTTCCGGTGGCCCGGGGCGTCCGCCTCCTCGGTGGGAGACGGAGCGCGGCGCTCGGGTGTCACCGCGGCAGGCAGGGCACGAACCACGGTTGCATGGAGCCCGTGTCGTCCGCGGCGCGGAAGTACACGCGGTCGCCCACGCGGGTGAAGCCGTCCGCGAGCGAGGTGGCGGGGCCGGGACGGATGTCCGCCAGCGGCCCCTGCGTCAGCATCCGCGAGCCCAGGGAGAGCCAGGGCTCGAGGCCCGTGTCCCGGGTCGAGGCGACGAACAGGGCCGTGCCCGAGCCCAGCGGGAACAGCGGCGAGGCGTACTCGTCGCCCAGGCTCAGGTTCTCCGCGAGCTGCGTCGTGCCCCTCGCCGTGCCGTCGGTCACCCAGAGCGTGACGGCGCGGGGCGCGGGGCCTGGCGAGGCGATGGCCACGGTGAAGTACATCACCCTCCCGGAGACCGCCGAGTGCTGCACGTAGGGGTACCCGCCTTCTTCCTCCGCGTACGGGTTGGGCAGGGTGGTGATGGTCGTCTTGTCGCCTCCCGCCAACGAGAGGCTCTGGAGCTTCAGCTGCGTCGTCGCGCCATCCACCGAGGCCAGGTAGACGGTCGACCCCAGCACCCCGAGCAACCCCAGGTCCTTGCCGAACGCCTCCAGGCGCATCGTCCCCAGGGCCGTACCATCCGTCTTCCAGACCTCGGTGTTCGGGCCGTCCTGGAAGAGGAACACGGCCAGGTCGTCCCGCTGTAGCGAGTCCGTGATGGCGACGACCTCCGCGTCGAGCCGCCGGATGGGGATGGTGCCGCGCTCGGTGCCGTCGGTGCGCCACAGCCGGGTGCCCTGGCCCGGCGTGGAGAGGAAGAAGAGGAACTGGTCGCCCAGCCACAGCCCGGTGTAGCCGAGCCTCGCGGTGGAGCCGAAGTCGCGCAGGCGCGTCGTGCCCTGCGGAGTGCCGTCCGTGCGCCACAACTCCAGCCGGGGGGGGCCGGCGGAGACGAACACCTGGCGCAGGAAGGTGAGCTGCCCGTGCTGCGCGGCGAAGAACGCGAACCGCGTGTCCCCGGGCCCGGGCGTCAGGTCGGCGACCATCCGCGTGCCCGCCTCGGTCCCGTCGCTCACCCACAGCTCCTGGCCCGTCGCGGGCTGGTCCAGTTGGAAGAAGACCTTGCGGCCCACGGCGACCAGGCGCTGCAAGGCGGGGACCCCCACCGACGCGGCCGGGAACTGCTTCACGGCGACGGTGCCTGACTCCCTGCCGTTGCTGCGCCACAGCGTCGCGCCGCCGTCGAACAGGTTGGTGGCGAAGTAGAGCGTGCCTTGCGCGTCGACGAAGGATTCGGGGAAGGGGCCGTTGACGGACGCCCCCGAGCCCGGCGGGACGGCGGCCTTCAATCGCGCGGGCGTCCCGGGGACGCAGCCGTCCAGGTC
It contains:
- a CDS encoding cupin domain-containing protein — translated: MARAIIKRATEADERRPFVAHGEASVLKLGEITIGRARFEPGWRWSRDVKPIAGTADCEVVHTISILSGRMHVRMRDGEEFELGPGDVAFIPPGHDGWVVGDEPCLAVDFTGAEEYARAHAGEEARPSIQ
- a CDS encoding nuclear transport factor 2 family protein, encoding MGSAAEVVKAYFDAWNTQDEAKVRGTLAPDVSFVGALGAADGVEACVKGLVNGMWKLSPRVTVVHRFVDGDDVLTWFEIHPAGGAAVPVANWSHVEHGRITRIRVTFDPRSILQQR
- a CDS encoding DUF1318 domain-containing protein, translated to MRLLGLLLLTVLAAPGCIRAPEIVMVDRATALEEQAAGSFKDMEQRLARAGMSPTPVPFTPNQLEELGIQPTPLVENLGKTQADRLDDLLWRHCVGEGKDGLLAVTRRNCRAGRLSPDDVALVERVNRSRLQLWQWMRTVRPDVSEETVRRNWHQAHAAGVICGGWVEAADGTWGEKKC